The Pedobacter frigiditerrae genomic sequence AAAGTACAATGGCTGCAAACTCTTCGTCCCTTGCCATCATTAAAGTGATAAGAGAAATTGGGATGGCTGATAAAATTGCCGCAAAAAGGATCTGCAATACATAACGACGAAACTTACTGCCTTTTTTATAATGTGTTGGTAAGTAAAAATATAGGGCGTAAACTGCAATAGAAATGCCAGCCAATATTACCAATGTCCACATGATAATAACTTCGAAAGGTGCGCTTGCCGAAACCCATAATAACAACCCTACAAACCAAAATGCAAGACCAAAACCAATGTCTACTTTAATTTGATTTTGATTGCTTTCCGTCTTTTTATGGTCTTCTAGTAAATAGGTTACGAATTCTTTTAATAATACATAACCGGCTATAGCAATGATTATCCATAATGAACTAGAGAAACCTTTAAAGAAAACACGGTTATAGGCATCCTGAATATCATCATATTCTAATAAAAAATATGCCTCTGTGTAAGTTTTACATATACTGATCACTAGACCCATGATTAAAAATAGGCCAAACAACAGTATGCCGTTTAAAGTGCTTTGTTGTTTTTTAATTAGTTTAGGAATGATTAGAAAATTCAAAGACAAAAAGCCAAAATAAATAATTGAATACTGAAATAGTTTTGGAAGAAAATAGCTGTAGAGATAAGAAAAGGTTAGGCCATTATTTCTAAAATGATAATATTCGTAGGAATGCCTGCGGTTTCCTGTATTAGAAATAAGTAGAATTAATGCAATACCATAAAGAATAGTTGCTATCCAGAATTCTGCCTTTTGTAAATCTTTTTGTTTCATGTCTAATAGTTTGATGCCACAATTTTAAGAAGCATAAAGCTACCTATTTTAAAAATGTGATGAACTTGCAAAAAAATGTGATGAACTGGAGGAAGTTTGGAGTTATGAGTTAAAAGTTATGAGATTGGGTGTTTTAAATTTCTAGTTTAAAAACCTAAATTTGTTTGCAATTCGATCTGCAACTCACAACTCACGACTTACAACTATGAAACTTTATGGTATCCCAAATTGCAATACAGTTAAAAAAGCTCAAGATTGGCTAAAAGAAAATCAAGTTGAGTTTGAATTCCATGACTTTAAGAAAAAAGGCATTACTGCAGAAAAATTAACGGAGTGGTTTAATACTTTTGGTTGGGAAAAAGTGATTAATAAAAGCGGATTAACTTTTAAGAAACTAAGCAAGGAAGAGCAAGCTGAAATCAATTCTCCATCAACTGCCATTTCTTATTTGATGCAAAATACAAGCGCCATTAAACGTCCAATTGTAGAGCAAAATGGTAAGGCTATTCTTTTAGGTTTTGCAGCTGAAAACTACGAAGCAAAATTAAAAAAGTAGAGCTATAAGTTCTAATCCTCAGTTATTTAAAACATCTCAAATCATTTGATGTTATCTGTCACGAAATAACAGAAATCCATTTAATGTTTTTGACATGAACTACTATCAAGCATCTAAATTAATTATAGACTATAATCATTTAGTCAATACAGAATATAAAGGCAAAACTATTTCTGCTTTAGTAATCGCACCTGAAGATCATGACGGTATTGATAGGTTAATTTATATGGTTAACCAGCAATTGTATTCTCCTTATTCTTATAGTAAATATCCAGCATTAGATGTGGTAATCGTATTTGATTACAATCAAAAAGTTAAAAAGAATGAGCTAGATAAAATCTCATTAAAAGAAATTTTACCTCAGCTTAAATCGGCTTAATCTACATTTTTTTGTGCCTAATAGGTGCAGTATTTTCCTTTTTTTCAATCTTCTTAATCTTAAGACTTATGAATTATCATGAAGCAGAACTAATGATTGAAACGAACAGTCATTTAGTTGATCAGACGTACAAAGGCAAAACTATAGACAAGTTAATCATCGTTCCAGCTAGGCAAAAACAGATCATGAAAATCTTGTCAAACTTATCACTTAATCTTTCCTCAAGGAAGATTTACGAGCAATATTCAGATTTCGAAATCGTAGCCATCCTAGATTATGAAATGTGGTTGTGGACCGGTGTTCTTTACAAAGCTACGCTTAACGAGATATTGGAAACACAAACAGACAAAGAGCGAACTTAATATTATAGAAATTATATAAACCTATCTTATGAAAGCAGCAGTATTTCACAAACCTGGTGATATCCGAGTGGATACCGTTCCAGACCCATCAATTTTAGACCCAAGAGATGTTATTTTAAAAGTAACTTCAACAGCAATATGCGGTTCGGATTTGCATATTTTAAGCGGTGCAGTTCCACAAAAAGACCCTTTAATTATGGGGCATGAATTTATGGGCATTGTAGAAGAAGTTGGCACTGCAATCACTAATCTCAAAAGAGGTGATCGGGTAATTGTTCCTTTTCCCATTGCCTGTGGCAAATGTTTTTTTTGTAATCATGATGCCTCACCAGCTTGTGAAAATTCTAATTACAAAAACTATGGTCCAAATGGAAATATGATGGATCAAAAAGGAGCAGCGTTATTTGGTTATACAGATTTATATGGTGGATATTCTGGTGGGCAAGCACAATATGTTCGTGTACCTTATGCAGATATTAGTCCGCGAATTGTCCCAGAAAATTTAGCAGATGAACAGGCTTTGTTTTTAACTGATATTTTCCCAACGGGTTGGTCGGCAATAGATTGGGCACAATTAAAAGGAGGCGAAGTTGTCGCTATTTTTGGTTCTGGACCAGTAGGTTTAATGGCGCAAAAAGCAGCGTGGCTAAATGGCGCAAGCAGAGTGATAGCGATAGATCCACTTGATTATCGATTAGAAAAAGCAAAGGCTGTAAACAAAGTTGATACTTTAAATCCTCACAAAGTGGATGTTGTAGAAGCGATTAGGGAGATGACAGATGGACGTGGAGCAGATGTTTGTGTTGATGCTTGTGGCTTTGAACCCGAACGTACATTTTTTGATAAAGTAAAAGCAACCATCAATTTCGAAAAAGGTTCAATGA encodes the following:
- a CDS encoding Spx/MgsR family RNA polymerase-binding regulatory protein codes for the protein MKLYGIPNCNTVKKAQDWLKENQVEFEFHDFKKKGITAEKLTEWFNTFGWEKVINKSGLTFKKLSKEEQAEINSPSTAISYLMQNTSAIKRPIVEQNGKAILLGFAAENYEAKLKK
- a CDS encoding zinc-dependent alcohol dehydrogenase, with the translated sequence MKAAVFHKPGDIRVDTVPDPSILDPRDVILKVTSTAICGSDLHILSGAVPQKDPLIMGHEFMGIVEEVGTAITNLKRGDRVIVPFPIACGKCFFCNHDASPACENSNYKNYGPNGNMMDQKGAALFGYTDLYGGYSGGQAQYVRVPYADISPRIVPENLADEQALFLTDIFPTGWSAIDWAQLKGGEVVAIFGSGPVGLMAQKAAWLNGASRVIAIDPLDYRLEKAKAVNKVDTLNPHKVDVVEAIREMTDGRGADVCVDACGFEPERTFFDKVKATINFEKGSMKVLEMCFEAVRRMGTVSIMGVYGSPYDNFPLFRMFDKGITIKQGQAPVLNYIDKLIDLVKEEKVVLDDIITHTLPLEDAAHGYKIFDEKEEDCVKVVLKP
- a CDS encoding sensor histidine kinase, coding for MKQKDLQKAEFWIATILYGIALILLISNTGNRRHSYEYYHFRNNGLTFSYLYSYFLPKLFQYSIIYFGFLSLNFLIIPKLIKKQQSTLNGILLFGLFLIMGLVISICKTYTEAYFLLEYDDIQDAYNRVFFKGFSSSLWIIIAIAGYVLLKEFVTYLLEDHKKTESNQNQIKVDIGFGLAFWFVGLLLWVSASAPFEVIIMWTLVILAGISIAVYALYFYLPTHYKKGSKFRRYVLQILFAAILSAIPISLITLMMARDEEFAAIVLCFHFPTQLLITLPLAWYIYKSRFTNSNVLTSLRTELGKSDASLSFLQSQINPHFLFNALNTLYGTALQENAERTGEGIQKLGDMMRFMLHENVQEKISLTRDVDYLENYIALQKLRTSRSADIVIDTQIDEQLNNFQIAPMLLIPFVENAFKHGISLQQPSHIKVTLQTKENTLYFDVHNSIHIKPDNDPEKLKSGIGLENVKQRLALLYPNKHELIIRESAKEFFIHLTIQL